The following nucleotide sequence is from Streptomyces sp. NBC_00239.
CGTCGTCGGGGCCGGTGGCGCAGCTGCCCCAGTCCAGGTGCTGCCCGTAGTAGCGCCCCAGCCCGGCTCCGGGAGACTGGCCGGCCGACGCGCTTCCGTGGGAGGGCGGGGCGGCGGCCGTGGCGAGCGCGGGGGAGGCCGTGAGGCAGGCGGCGAGGACGAGTCCCACCGCGGACGCGCGGCGCAGGGCCGGCGTGAAGGCGGTCGGGGGCTTCTTCGGGCTGTCGAGTCCGTATGTCATGCCTCTGACGCTAGGGGCGCCGCGACCCGCATTCACGACTGCTGTCCCCCCGACCCCAGGTGGGGACAACCCCACCAACAGCCCCGCCGGGGGCCAAAGCGGACCCACCGTCACACACCGGACGGCGCCGGCAACGCCACGCCACCGTCGCGCCCCGACCCCCGAACGGCCCCACCGCACCGGCCTCGCGGGTGTGGCCGTGCTGCGCCGTCCGGCCTCATGCGGGGCACGGCGCGGCGGCACGGGACGCCGGTCGTGGTGGGCTCGTCGGCGCAGTCCGTCGAACCGATCACGAAAGGCGGTATCCGGTGCAGCGAACCGGTTCCCCCTCCGCAGTCGTCCCGCTCGCCACCGGCTGACCGGGATGGCCCACGCACCGCAGAAGATCAACACGTTCCTGATGTTCGAGGGCCGGGCGGAGGAGGCGATGACCTTCTACCGTTCGCTGTTCCCCGACGCCGAGGTCCTGGACATCAGCCGCTACGGCGCCGAAGGACCGGGGAAGGAGGGCACGGTCGTACACGCCACGTTCTCCCTCGCCGGGCAGCAGTTCATGTGCTCCGACAGCCCCGTCCACCACGACTTCGGCTTCACCCCGGCGGTCTCGCTGTTCGTGCAGTGCGACACCGAACCCGAACTCGACCGCCTGTACGCGGCCCTCGCCGAAGGCGGCGCCGAGCTGATGCAGCTGGGCTCGTACGGCTTCAGCACCAAGTTCGGCTGGGTGAACGACCGCTTCGGAGTCTCCTGGCAGCTGAACCTGCCCTGGTGACGCTCACGGCTGCGGGGTCCGGGTGAAGGCGCGGCGGTACGAGCGGGGCGGCACGCCCCTGCGGCGTACGAACTGTTCGCGCAGGACCGCCGCACTGCCGTAGCCGACCCGGCGGGCGATCTCCTCCACGGGCAGGTCCGTCGTCTCCAGGAGTTCCTCGGCGCGGCTCAGTCGCAGGCCCCGCAGCCAGGCGTGCGGAGTGGTGCCCGTCGCGGCGGTGAAGCGGCGGGCGAAGGACCGCCTGCTCATCAGGGCCCGCCGGGCCAACTCGTCGACGGGCAAAGGCTCGTGGAGGTTCTCGCGGGCCCAGGCCAGCACCTCGGCGAGCCGCTCGTCCCGGCAGTCCTCGGGTACCGGAGCGGCCAGGTACTGGGCCTGCCCGCCGTCCCGGTGCGACGGCAGCACCAGGTCCCGGGCGATGGCGTTGGCCGTCGCCGCTCCGTACTCCCGGCGCAGCAGGTGTAGGCAGAGGTCGAAGCCCGCGGCGGCGCCCGCGCCGGTGACGATCTGCCCCTCGTCGACGTACAGCGCGCCGGACTCGACGGCGACGCCCGGGTGCCGATCGGCCAGCAGATCCGCGAACCGCCAGTGGGTGGTGGCCCGTCGGCCGTCGAGCAGCCCCGCGGCGGCGAGCGCGAACGCCCCCACGCAGTGCGCC
It contains:
- a CDS encoding GlxA family transcriptional regulator, whose translation is MSSFVTIAAYAPHGVGMLAVGLAAEVFAARAGLPRFDFALCTDRPGQVRTDVGVPVAVEHGLDRLADADLVLALPWADFRTPPAPAVLEALSAAHARGALVSAHCVGAFALAAAGLLDGRRATTHWRFADLLADRHPGVAVESGALYVDEGQIVTGAGAAAGFDLCLHLLRREYGAATANAIARDLVLPSHRDGGQAQYLAAPVPEDCRDERLAEVLAWARENLHEPLPVDELARRALMSRRSFARRFTAATGTTPHAWLRGLRLSRAEELLETTDLPVEEIARRVGYGSAAVLREQFVRRRGVPPRSYRRAFTRTPQP
- a CDS encoding VOC family protein; its protein translation is MAHAPQKINTFLMFEGRAEEAMTFYRSLFPDAEVLDISRYGAEGPGKEGTVVHATFSLAGQQFMCSDSPVHHDFGFTPAVSLFVQCDTEPELDRLYAALAEGGAELMQLGSYGFSTKFGWVNDRFGVSWQLNLPW